One segment of Pandoraea pnomenusa DNA contains the following:
- a CDS encoding LysR family transcriptional regulator has product MSRLNLTNLETVCCIARAGTFSAAAERLNASQPTVTGRVRELEQSLGIQFFRKRGRNMELTEEGRQFIERVEPLVIKLEEAVSTHADTASARGTLRLGIGIVTMTWFGEVLAQLRRDMPLVQYDIDTDLSMNMLHKLESGKLDLAVIAGRVDHPVLATSRLAPEELRWLMGVRTADEDSAQSADIASCMNERPLWFVSRPSEFFPRSLETLRRHGASLSNVNTCSNMMSMLQMIEWTGGIGLVASALAKPLLEAARVKDLSADLPPEHYDLTLAYRTDERQSIVRQVVDRIVEYDALHRNARRPLR; this is encoded by the coding sequence ATGAGTCGACTGAACCTGACCAATCTCGAGACCGTGTGCTGCATCGCCCGCGCCGGGACGTTTTCCGCTGCGGCGGAACGACTCAATGCGTCCCAACCGACGGTGACCGGGCGAGTACGCGAGCTCGAGCAATCCCTCGGCATCCAGTTCTTCAGAAAGCGCGGACGCAACATGGAACTGACGGAAGAAGGGAGACAATTCATCGAACGTGTCGAACCGCTCGTCATCAAGCTTGAAGAGGCTGTCTCGACGCACGCCGACACGGCGTCGGCACGTGGCACGTTGCGACTCGGCATCGGCATCGTGACGATGACGTGGTTCGGCGAAGTCCTCGCGCAACTGCGCCGCGACATGCCCCTGGTGCAATACGACATCGACACCGATCTGAGCATGAACATGCTGCACAAGCTGGAGTCCGGAAAGCTGGATCTCGCAGTGATCGCGGGGCGTGTAGACCACCCGGTGCTCGCAACTTCGCGGCTCGCCCCGGAAGAGCTTCGTTGGCTGATGGGTGTGCGCACGGCTGACGAAGACAGCGCGCAGTCCGCCGACATTGCGTCTTGTATGAACGAACGACCACTGTGGTTTGTGTCACGCCCCTCCGAGTTCTTTCCGCGCTCCCTCGAGACGCTCAGGCGCCACGGCGCGTCGCTTTCGAATGTGAACACTTGCAGCAACATGATGAGCATGCTGCAAATGATCGAATGGACCGGCGGCATCGGACTGGTGGCATCGGCGCTCGCCAAACCGCTGCTCGAGGCTGCGCGGGTGAAAGACCTATCGGCCGACTTGCCGCCGGAGCATTACGATTTGACCCTTGCTTACCGTACGGACGAGCGTCAGTCCATCGTTCGACAGGTGGTGGATCGTATCGTTGAGTACGATGCGCTACATCGCAATGCGCGCCGCCCCTTGCGATAA
- a CDS encoding fumarylacetoacetate hydrolase family protein gives MVDGQRATHGRFATLDEVLRADALVDVAQAVSQSAPTFRSDTIRWRPPLQRGKLLAVGGNYAEHVKEIGLHAQAAPIFFSRFHDSLVGSGEPLIRPRVSEQLDFEGELAVIIGKPGRYIDAADAQRHIAGYCCFNDGSVRDFQKASIAAGKNFCASGSLGPWIVTADELPDPTRCVLRTRVNGEVMQSAPLSNLIHPIASLVAYASTFTQLAGGDVIATGTPAGIGARRTPPRWLAPGDVVEVEISGVGVLRNRVVDELSQGAARIAM, from the coding sequence GTGGTTGACGGTCAACGGGCAACGCATGGCCGTTTCGCGACGCTCGACGAGGTGCTCCGCGCCGACGCCCTGGTCGATGTCGCCCAGGCTGTCTCGCAATCCGCGCCCACTTTCCGTTCCGACACGATCCGGTGGCGGCCTCCATTGCAGCGGGGCAAACTGCTTGCGGTCGGCGGAAACTATGCGGAACACGTGAAGGAAATCGGGCTGCACGCACAGGCGGCGCCGATATTCTTCAGTCGCTTCCATGACTCTCTGGTGGGCTCCGGCGAGCCGCTGATTCGTCCGCGTGTCTCCGAGCAGCTTGATTTCGAGGGTGAACTTGCGGTGATCATAGGCAAGCCCGGGCGCTACATCGATGCCGCTGATGCGCAGCGGCACATCGCCGGTTATTGCTGCTTCAATGATGGGAGCGTGCGCGATTTTCAGAAGGCGTCGATTGCGGCGGGCAAGAATTTCTGTGCGTCCGGTTCGCTTGGACCGTGGATCGTCACCGCGGATGAGCTGCCGGACCCGACCCGATGCGTGCTTCGTACGCGAGTCAATGGCGAGGTGATGCAAAGTGCGCCGCTGTCAAATCTGATTCACCCCATCGCGTCACTTGTCGCTTACGCATCGACCTTCACCCAGTTGGCCGGTGGCGATGTGATCGCAACGGGGACGCCGGCGGGCATTGGCGCACGCCGCACGCCACCGCGGTGGCTGGCGCCCGGCGACGTGGTGGAAGTGGAGATATCCGGTGTAGGCGTGTTGAGAAATCGGGTGGTCGACGAGTTATCGCAAGGGGCGGCGCGCATTGCGATGTAG
- a CDS encoding porin codes for MNKVLRLCALALGATCAHSSYAGSSVALYGLIDTGMTWSSNQNGSRNLEMTSGKLSGARWGVRAIEDLGGGLRALGVLESGFNSASGSTLQNGRMFGRQAYVGLSDNQYGTLRLGRQYTPLALYGGFLTAALRWGTSLMVHPLDLDLLGGTTRFNNAIDYESPNYVGVTYRLQYAFSNQAATDSGGFANNREWGGAVRYVGHGLELSAGYTQIDRPDALSNSAGAAVGDYQTALPLWIRQVDAKMSGGPSTAALAVGTQKTGMVAAVYTIDRWSVGAVLSRTLLNDNRMTLARTSGLNGPGSLALNVAEINLAYQATPANVTGMMLTYSSGQFRSGSTHNAPHWWQIGIANDHFLSKLTDVYVAAAYEIGSSPDAIAQITLNAPSSNRTEAGVSVGLRHRF; via the coding sequence ATGAACAAGGTGCTGCGCCTCTGTGCGCTAGCGCTCGGGGCAACCTGCGCGCATTCATCCTACGCAGGCTCGAGCGTAGCGCTTTACGGACTGATCGACACCGGCATGACCTGGTCCAGCAACCAGAACGGAAGCCGCAACCTGGAGATGACCTCCGGCAAGCTGTCGGGCGCGAGATGGGGCGTGAGAGCAATCGAAGACCTCGGCGGCGGACTGCGTGCGCTCGGGGTGCTCGAGAGCGGCTTCAACTCCGCGAGCGGATCGACGCTGCAGAACGGCAGAATGTTCGGACGTCAGGCGTACGTGGGGCTCTCGGACAACCAGTACGGCACGCTGCGCTTGGGTCGGCAGTACACGCCGCTGGCCCTTTATGGCGGCTTTCTCACCGCCGCGCTGCGGTGGGGAACGTCGCTGATGGTCCATCCGCTCGATCTCGACTTGCTCGGTGGAACCACTCGCTTCAACAATGCGATCGACTACGAAAGTCCGAACTATGTCGGCGTGACGTACCGGTTGCAGTACGCCTTCAGCAATCAGGCCGCTACGGACAGCGGCGGCTTCGCCAATAACCGCGAATGGGGCGGGGCGGTTCGTTACGTAGGCCATGGACTCGAACTGTCTGCGGGCTACACGCAGATCGACCGGCCCGACGCCTTATCCAATTCCGCAGGGGCCGCGGTCGGCGACTATCAGACGGCGCTGCCATTATGGATTCGGCAGGTGGACGCCAAGATGTCCGGCGGCCCATCGACGGCCGCGCTGGCCGTGGGCACACAGAAAACGGGGATGGTTGCCGCCGTGTACACGATCGATCGCTGGAGCGTCGGCGCCGTGCTCTCCCGAACACTCCTGAACGATAACCGTATGACGCTTGCTCGCACATCGGGGCTCAATGGTCCCGGTAGCCTGGCGCTGAACGTCGCGGAAATCAACCTTGCATATCAGGCGACGCCCGCCAACGTCACCGGCATGATGCTGACGTACTCGTCGGGCCAGTTCCGTAGCGGCAGCACGCATAACGCTCCGCATTGGTGGCAGATTGGCATCGCCAACGACCACTTCTTGTCCAAGCTTACCGACGTCTACGTTGCCGCGGCATACGAGATCGGTTCGTCACCCGATGCAATCGCGCAAATCACGCTTAACGCCCCCTCATCGAATCGAACGGAAGCCGGAGTGAGCGTCGGTTTGCGTCATCGCTTCTAG
- a CDS encoding MFS transporter, translating to MSTASPSVSLDLADAERAAYRKIDLRIAAVLFGCFVLSFIDRVNISFAHLQMRQDIGLSDEQYGFAVGLLFFSYVLFEVPSNLLMVRIGARKTLSRIMIAWGIVSTLTFAVQTPTHLYFARLALGAAEAGFFPGALLFFTHWYPAKRRARVIGIFALAVPVSGFLGGPLSGWILHAMNDVGGMAAWRWLFVIEGIPSIVAGVLLYFFLTERPKDARWLTDAEKTLIVSALEAERNAKGQDAASHHFGAALKSPRLYIAALVYTAVPWVANVITYWSPAIIKQAGAANAFDVGLISMIPYAIGAVAMLLICRSSDLRLERRWHWAACGTLAAASLVGLSFVMHDLMLTVVAITFLTIGFLGIAALFFTIPLAYLSGTAAAGGLALISALGQLAGSLAPMAIGHIKQQTGSVAGGLYLVAAVVMAAVAVVLWLIPSRTLHERD from the coding sequence ATGAGCACGGCTTCCCCGTCTGTATCTCTCGATCTTGCCGACGCCGAGCGCGCCGCATATCGCAAGATCGACCTGCGCATCGCAGCGGTCCTGTTCGGCTGCTTCGTTCTGTCGTTCATCGATCGCGTGAACATCAGCTTCGCACACCTTCAGATGCGCCAGGACATCGGTTTGAGCGACGAACAGTACGGCTTCGCGGTCGGCCTTCTGTTCTTCAGCTATGTCCTTTTCGAAGTGCCCAGCAACTTGTTGATGGTGCGGATCGGGGCACGCAAGACGCTCTCGCGCATCATGATTGCGTGGGGCATTGTTTCCACACTGACGTTCGCCGTGCAGACGCCCACGCACCTGTACTTCGCGCGTCTCGCCCTGGGCGCGGCCGAGGCAGGCTTTTTCCCCGGCGCACTGCTGTTTTTCACGCATTGGTACCCTGCCAAGCGGCGCGCACGAGTGATCGGAATCTTTGCACTTGCCGTACCCGTTTCCGGATTTCTCGGTGGCCCGCTCTCGGGCTGGATTCTGCATGCGATGAACGATGTCGGGGGAATGGCGGCGTGGCGTTGGCTATTCGTGATCGAAGGGATTCCCTCCATCGTGGCGGGGGTGCTGCTTTACTTCTTCCTGACCGAGCGGCCTAAGGATGCCCGATGGCTGACCGACGCGGAAAAGACGCTGATTGTCAGTGCCCTCGAAGCCGAGCGAAACGCCAAAGGTCAGGACGCAGCGTCGCATCACTTCGGCGCGGCATTGAAATCCCCGCGCCTTTACATTGCGGCGCTGGTCTATACCGCGGTGCCGTGGGTCGCCAACGTCATCACCTACTGGAGTCCGGCCATCATCAAGCAGGCCGGCGCAGCCAACGCCTTCGATGTCGGCCTGATATCGATGATTCCCTATGCGATCGGCGCGGTCGCCATGCTGCTGATCTGCCGCAGTTCTGATCTGCGGCTCGAACGCCGCTGGCATTGGGCTGCGTGCGGGACACTCGCAGCGGCGTCGCTTGTCGGATTGTCGTTCGTCATGCACGACCTCATGCTGACCGTCGTCGCCATCACGTTCCTCACGATCGGCTTTCTCGGCATCGCGGCGCTGTTCTTCACGATTCCGCTGGCATATCTGTCCGGCACGGCGGCAGCGGGCGGGCTCGCGTTGATCAGTGCGCTCGGTCAACTCGCCGGTTCGCTGGCGCCCATGGCGATCGGACACATCAAGCAGCAGACCGGCAGCGTTGCCGGAGGCTTGTACCTCGTCGCCGCCGTGGTAATGGCTGCCGTGGCGGTGGTTCTCTGGCTTATCCCGTCACGCACGCTGCACGAGCGCGACTGA
- a CDS encoding TauD/TfdA dioxygenase family protein, whose translation MLIEPLGHPGREFGAVIHDLRPEELRTEATIAMLNDALARYAVVGVRGMPLDDEAQLALADRFGPIHQSILDASRRRLADRRLNDVGNIDVKGNLKDATAPAYGDSNLLWHSDLTFLARPARITLLSARALPPEPPPTEYVDMRAAWDALPSDRKALLASLEVEHSVLVQRAKCGFTDFTDEERRQAPAVRHALVRQHPVSGRRSLYLSSSASHIAGWPLDQGRTLIEELLEHATQPAFLLSYAWHANDLLLWDNSVTMHRATPFESTEHRRELRWTAVVEAA comes from the coding sequence ATGCTGATCGAACCTCTCGGTCATCCCGGGCGCGAGTTCGGCGCCGTCATTCACGACTTGCGCCCGGAAGAACTACGGACCGAAGCGACCATCGCCATGCTCAACGACGCACTCGCACGGTATGCCGTGGTAGGCGTGCGAGGTATGCCGCTCGATGACGAAGCCCAACTCGCGCTTGCCGATCGATTTGGACCCATCCATCAGTCGATTCTCGACGCGTCTCGCCGGCGACTCGCCGATCGGCGACTTAACGACGTTGGAAATATCGACGTCAAGGGCAACCTCAAGGACGCGACCGCTCCCGCTTACGGAGATTCGAATTTGCTCTGGCACTCGGACCTGACGTTTCTCGCGCGTCCGGCTCGAATTACCTTACTGTCCGCGCGTGCGCTCCCGCCCGAGCCGCCACCCACGGAGTATGTCGACATGCGAGCGGCATGGGACGCCTTGCCGTCCGATCGCAAGGCGCTGCTCGCATCGCTTGAAGTCGAACACAGCGTGCTCGTACAACGCGCCAAATGCGGGTTCACGGATTTCACCGACGAGGAGCGTCGTCAGGCGCCCGCCGTACGCCACGCATTGGTCCGCCAGCACCCCGTGAGCGGCCGACGGTCGCTCTACCTGTCGTCAAGCGCATCGCATATCGCGGGCTGGCCGCTTGATCAGGGACGCACCCTGATCGAGGAATTGCTCGAGCATGCCACCCAACCGGCTTTCCTGCTGAGCTACGCCTGGCACGCGAACGACCTGCTTCTGTGGGACAACAGCGTCACCATGCATCGCGCGACGCCCTTCGAATCGACAGAGCATCGTCGTGAGCTGCGCTGGACGGCTGTCGTCGAAGCCGCCTGA
- a CDS encoding IS3 family transposase (programmed frameshift), producing MKKNRYSDEQIVRILREADRDTVPEVAKRHGVSEASIYAWRKRFGEMVSDDVKRLKALEAENARLKKLVADQALDIQVLKEIGGKKVVSVQARCEQARFAMARGLSQRRACTLMQVSRSSLGYELKMPSKNAPVIDAMRALSGQFPRFGSRRIRVLLGREGIVVGRDRCASLWAQAGLQVPKKRRRRRVAGSRSRPHAPAARNSVWCYDFVFDACANGQQVKCLTVVDEYTRECLAIDVAGSIRSRRVIEVLSRLISVHGAPRYLRSDNGPEFVSTALLKWAVQEQIETALIDPGKPWQNGTNESFNGKFRDECLAMEWFRNRIEAKIVIEDWRTHYNEVRPHSSLQYLTPAEFRRVSECGSNTGAVIL from the exons ATGAAAAAGAACCGGTACAGCGACGAACAGATTGTGCGGATACTGCGTGAAGCGGATCGGGACACGGTGCCTGAGGTGGCCAAGCGCCACGGCGTGAGCGAAGCGTCGATCTACGCTTGGCGCAAGCGCTTCGGTGAAATGGTCAGCGACGACGTCAAGCGCCTCAAAGCACTAGAGGCGGAGAACGCCCGACTGAAGAAACTGGTCGCCGACCAGGCACTCGATATCCAAGTCCTGAAGGAGATCGGCG GCAAAAAAGTGGTGAGCGTGCAGGCTCGCTGTGAGCAAGCCCGGTTTGCGATGGCAAGGGGCTTGAGCCAACGGCGAGCGTGCACGCTGATGCAGGTCAGCCGTTCGAGCTTGGGTTACGAGCTCAAGATGCCGAGCAAGAACGCGCCAGTGATCGATGCGATGCGAGCGTTGTCGGGGCAATTCCCGCGTTTCGGCTCGCGTCGCATTCGAGTATTGCTAGGGCGCGAAGGCATCGTGGTCGGTCGTGACCGATGTGCTTCGCTCTGGGCGCAGGCGGGTTTGCAAGTGCCAAAGAAGCGTCGCAGACGCCGCGTAGCAGGCAGTCGTTCAAGGCCCCACGCACCGGCAGCTCGCAACTCGGTGTGGTGCTATGACTTCGTATTCGACGCCTGTGCGAACGGTCAGCAAGTCAAATGCCTGACGGTGGTCGACGAATATACGCGGGAATGCTTGGCGATCGATGTGGCGGGATCGATTCGCTCTCGTCGAGTCATTGAAGTGTTAAGTCGGTTGATCAGCGTGCATGGCGCGCCCCGTTATCTGCGCTCAGACAATGGGCCGGAATTTGTCAGCACGGCGCTGTTGAAATGGGCGGTACAGGAGCAGATCGAGACAGCGTTGATTGATCCGGGCAAGCCTTGGCAGAACGGAACCAACGAGAGCTTCAACGGGAAATTCCGCGATGAATGTTTAGCGATGGAGTGGTTTCGCAATCGGATTGAAGCGAAGATCGTGATCGAGGACTGGCGCACGCACTACAACGAGGTGCGCCCGCATTCGAGTTTGCAGTACCTAACCCCCGCCGAATTCCGTCGGGTCAGCGAATGTGGTTCAAACACCGGGGCCGTGATTCTCTAG
- a CDS encoding DUF6941 family protein, with protein sequence MVDTNTRPPSEADVAFFVADDIRPEAEPGKLMVVGLMPGNAIRTTQFPTEGQQLTLPSLAAALLVSNVSGQFSVTVDFRDPNGKQLIAEGERVRQISAVNGVTSLSMVFPFRPLQVVFGDYQLTATISGQEYVRKFSILGPLGNDTPSHIP encoded by the coding sequence ATGGTCGATACCAATACCCGCCCGCCATCGGAAGCCGATGTTGCGTTTTTTGTTGCCGATGACATTCGCCCGGAGGCTGAGCCCGGTAAGCTCATGGTGGTAGGGCTAATGCCTGGAAACGCGATTCGTACCACTCAGTTTCCAACGGAAGGGCAGCAACTGACGTTACCCTCATTGGCCGCTGCGTTGCTCGTCTCTAACGTTTCGGGGCAATTCTCGGTAACGGTTGACTTTCGGGACCCTAATGGCAAGCAATTGATTGCGGAGGGGGAGCGAGTGCGTCAGATCAGCGCCGTCAATGGCGTTACTTCTCTTTCAATGGTGTTTCCTTTCCGCCCGCTGCAAGTTGTTTTCGGTGACTACCAACTTACGGCAACCATCTCTGGGCAAGAATACGTGCGGAAGTTCTCAATCCTAGGTCCGCTTGGCAATGACACGCCAAGTCATATTCCCTAA
- a CDS encoding DNA adenine methylase: MAQPIIPWIGGKRRLADILLPRFPAHKTYIEVFAGGAALYFLRPPADVEVINDINGELVNLYRVVQNHLEEFVRQFKWALSSREVFQWLKDTPARTLTDIQRAARFYYLQQSCFGGKVESQTFGTATTTPPGLNLLRLEESLSAAHLRLASAYIENLEWHNCIERYDREHSFFYLDPPYWETEGYGVPFPFAEYERMAHLLRHIKGRAIVSINDHPDIRRVFDGFEFETCGIDYTVGGGGRAASRTELIIYSWDRSVDAPGLF; this comes from the coding sequence ATGGCACAACCAATCATCCCGTGGATTGGCGGCAAGCGTCGCCTGGCAGACATTCTCTTGCCGCGTTTCCCGGCCCACAAAACGTATATCGAAGTCTTTGCCGGCGGAGCCGCGTTGTATTTTCTGCGACCGCCTGCGGACGTGGAGGTCATCAACGATATCAACGGCGAGCTGGTGAATCTGTACCGCGTTGTACAGAATCACCTCGAGGAGTTCGTGCGGCAGTTCAAGTGGGCGTTGTCCAGCCGCGAGGTGTTCCAGTGGCTGAAGGATACGCCGGCACGAACGCTAACTGACATTCAACGGGCGGCGCGTTTTTACTATCTTCAGCAAAGCTGCTTCGGCGGAAAGGTGGAGTCGCAGACCTTTGGTACAGCGACTACCACTCCGCCGGGCCTCAACTTGCTGCGCCTCGAAGAGTCTCTGTCGGCCGCGCATCTTCGGTTGGCCAGCGCGTATATCGAAAACTTGGAGTGGCACAACTGCATCGAGCGGTACGACCGCGAGCACTCGTTCTTTTACCTCGATCCACCATATTGGGAGACGGAAGGGTATGGTGTCCCATTTCCGTTTGCCGAATACGAACGCATGGCGCACCTGCTGCGGCATATTAAGGGGCGCGCGATCGTCAGCATCAATGATCACCCGGACATACGCCGGGTGTTTGACGGCTTCGAGTTCGAAACCTGCGGCATTGATTACACCGTCGGGGGTGGCGGCCGGGCAGCGTCGCGTACCGAACTAATCATCTACAGCTGGGACCGATCGGTGGACGCACCGGGACTGTTTTGA
- a CDS encoding phage holin family protein, protein MQQIIKLTWGMWLLCWATAAIAGSAVTFDQDLAHVAPAAIVLTVVFSLLGGVANTLQKLARVDAPPVRSVPLEIAKDLVVGVVAGLAAFFVSEWMEWKWALEALAITLAGYGGSRVLDAVLNRGLREVDRGSA, encoded by the coding sequence GTGCAACAAATTATCAAGCTGACATGGGGGATGTGGCTGCTGTGCTGGGCGACGGCCGCGATCGCGGGCAGCGCCGTCACGTTCGACCAGGATCTCGCGCACGTGGCGCCGGCGGCCATCGTGCTCACGGTCGTTTTCTCGTTGCTCGGTGGCGTGGCCAACACGTTGCAGAAGCTCGCGCGCGTCGATGCGCCGCCGGTTCGATCGGTACCGCTCGAGATTGCAAAGGATCTCGTCGTCGGGGTGGTGGCTGGGCTGGCCGCTTTTTTCGTCTCTGAGTGGATGGAATGGAAGTGGGCGCTCGAGGCGCTAGCGATCACGCTTGCCGGATATGGTGGTTCGCGTGTACTCGACGCCGTGCTCAATCGTGGATTGCGGGAGGTGGATCGTGGAAGTGCTTAA
- a CDS encoding glycoside hydrolase family 19 protein, whose translation MEQQTFQRATGVSASLAARWALPVSAAMAEFGIDTPERQAAFLAQIGHESDGFNTAEEYASGAAYDTGPKVISLGNTPEADGDGQRYKGRGLIQVTGHRNYVLCGMALELDLLEHPELLLEPVNAARSAGWYWRNAGCNALADRGDFLQITRVINGATNGWEDRTSRWARAKNALGV comes from the coding sequence ATGGAACAGCAAACATTTCAGCGGGCTACTGGCGTTAGTGCCAGCCTCGCGGCGCGCTGGGCCTTGCCAGTCTCTGCCGCTATGGCCGAGTTCGGCATCGATACGCCTGAGCGGCAGGCTGCGTTTCTCGCCCAGATTGGGCACGAGAGCGATGGATTTAACACGGCCGAAGAGTATGCGAGTGGTGCGGCGTACGACACTGGCCCGAAAGTCATTTCGTTGGGGAACACCCCCGAGGCTGATGGTGATGGGCAGCGGTATAAAGGGCGCGGCCTTATCCAGGTGACGGGCCATCGCAACTATGTGTTGTGTGGCATGGCGCTCGAACTGGACCTGCTCGAGCATCCGGAGCTGCTGCTCGAGCCGGTTAATGCCGCTCGTTCTGCTGGGTGGTATTGGCGGAACGCCGGTTGCAATGCGCTCGCAGATCGCGGTGACTTCCTGCAAATAACTCGGGTGATCAATGGCGCAACGAACGGCTGGGAAGACCGGACATCGCGTTGGGCGCGAGCAAAGAATGCGCTGGGGGTTTGA
- a CDS encoding YmfQ family protein, whose protein sequence is MGMTVDDYLAQLRALLPPGPAWSGDMGAEVDQVLQCLAPELARVDARGDALLAEMDPRTVRELLPDWERVMELPDPCLGPTQSFDDRRAAVFRRMFEVGDARMAYYVQIAVSFGYANAQGVEYRAPRFGRARFGQSRFGTWAQQFFWGLRLGGALAGGRRFGATVWGERFGGNPNEGVECVVRREAHAHTVVMFDYEQ, encoded by the coding sequence ATGGGTATGACGGTCGATGACTATCTCGCCCAGCTGCGAGCTTTATTGCCGCCCGGCCCGGCGTGGTCTGGGGATATGGGGGCCGAGGTAGATCAGGTGCTTCAATGCCTGGCACCTGAGCTTGCTCGTGTGGATGCGCGAGGCGACGCGCTGCTCGCTGAGATGGACCCCCGCACGGTGCGCGAGCTGCTGCCGGATTGGGAGCGAGTCATGGAGTTGCCAGATCCGTGCCTCGGCCCAACGCAATCGTTTGATGACCGCCGCGCGGCGGTGTTTCGCCGGATGTTCGAGGTTGGCGACGCCCGGATGGCGTACTACGTGCAAATTGCCGTTTCGTTTGGATACGCGAACGCCCAAGGGGTGGAATACCGCGCCCCGCGATTCGGGCGGGCGCGGTTCGGGCAAAGTCGCTTTGGTACGTGGGCACAGCAGTTCTTCTGGGGCCTGCGTCTCGGGGGTGCCTTGGCGGGTGGCCGAAGGTTCGGCGCGACGGTTTGGGGCGAGCGGTTCGGCGGTAATCCGAACGAAGGTGTCGAGTGTGTTGTGCGGCGCGAGGCGCACGCCCACACGGTTGTGATGTTTGATTACGAGCAATAA
- a CDS encoding baseplate J/gp47 family protein, whose protein sequence is MPFDIPALPKLIKRVRGDLTPASNSGALRRSDGEVISRTQSGAVAGLYGHQAYIADQILPDTCSEETLLRLAAMRLPNNGRRPAVAAMGPLVCSGRDTARIESGELWQTRDGRRYTVKLAGAISGSTATVTLAAVDEGVLGNLDEGTELTSVSPIEGVSDKAYVGEGGISGGTDIESIESLRARVVRTYRVVPRGGKPDDYVTWALEVPGITRAWCVRNFLGAGTVGVYIMRDGDADPFPTEEQCNVVAAYIEAQRPTCPEVYVMAPKNRPVPMTIHLTPDTAEMRGAVAAALDEVFRAEADLGVTLIRSHLTAAISGAPGEDDHKLLVPAENVECAVNELPTPGVITWV, encoded by the coding sequence ATGCCGTTTGATATTCCGGCACTGCCCAAGCTGATCAAGCGTGTGCGGGGAGATCTCACGCCCGCGAGCAATTCCGGGGCGCTGCGCCGCAGTGATGGCGAGGTGATCTCTCGCACGCAATCGGGCGCTGTGGCGGGCCTATATGGGCATCAGGCATACATCGCAGACCAGATCTTGCCGGACACGTGTTCCGAGGAGACGTTGCTGCGGCTGGCGGCCATGCGGCTGCCAAACAACGGACGACGTCCTGCGGTAGCCGCGATGGGGCCGCTGGTCTGTTCGGGGCGCGATACGGCTCGAATTGAATCGGGCGAACTGTGGCAAACGCGTGACGGTCGGCGTTACACCGTAAAGCTCGCTGGCGCGATAAGCGGCAGTACGGCAACCGTGACGCTGGCGGCGGTCGACGAGGGAGTTCTGGGCAATCTCGACGAGGGCACGGAGCTGACCAGCGTGTCGCCCATTGAAGGCGTCTCAGACAAGGCGTACGTGGGCGAGGGCGGTATCAGCGGAGGCACTGATATCGAGAGTATCGAAAGCCTGCGCGCGCGCGTGGTGCGCACATACCGCGTCGTGCCACGTGGCGGAAAGCCGGACGATTACGTGACGTGGGCGCTTGAGGTGCCCGGCATTACTCGGGCGTGGTGCGTGCGCAACTTTCTCGGCGCGGGCACGGTAGGCGTCTACATCATGCGTGACGGCGATGCGGATCCATTCCCTACCGAGGAGCAATGCAATGTGGTGGCCGCGTACATCGAGGCACAGCGCCCGACGTGCCCGGAAGTCTATGTGATGGCGCCGAAGAATCGGCCTGTGCCCATGACGATTCATCTTACGCCGGACACGGCTGAAATGAGGGGGGCCGTCGCGGCGGCTCTCGACGAAGTGTTCCGTGCCGAAGCCGATCTCGGGGTGACGCTGATTCGCTCTCACCTGACGGCAGCGATTAGCGGTGCGCCTGGTGAAGATGATCACAAGCTGCTCGTGCCAGCTGAGAACGTCGAATGCGCGGTGAATGAGTTGCCGACGCCGGGGGTAATCACATGGGTATGA
- a CDS encoding phage GP46 family protein: MNELTEDERVAVLTRAVYISLFSWRRALDSDPVDDDELQGWWGDSFPTVGGDQIGSRLWLLRRRTLTADTVRDAIAYAQEALAWLVDDEHAAAVDVQAERRGNDQLRMRVRIDLVDGDPLSLDIDDIWRVINAV; the protein is encoded by the coding sequence ATGAACGAGCTGACCGAAGACGAACGCGTCGCGGTGCTCACGCGGGCGGTTTATATCAGCCTGTTTTCGTGGCGACGTGCGCTCGATAGCGATCCCGTCGACGACGACGAGTTGCAGGGCTGGTGGGGGGATTCCTTCCCGACCGTGGGCGGAGATCAAATCGGCTCTCGGCTCTGGCTGCTGCGCCGCCGAACGTTGACGGCGGACACGGTGCGTGACGCGATTGCCTATGCCCAAGAGGCATTGGCGTGGCTTGTTGACGATGAGCACGCGGCGGCGGTCGACGTGCAAGCAGAACGCCGGGGCAACGACCAGTTGCGCATGCGAGTGCGAATTGACCTCGTCGATGGCGATCCGCTCAGTCTCGATATTGATGACATATGGAGGGTAATCAATGCCGTTTGA